From the genome of Brevinematia bacterium, one region includes:
- a CDS encoding STAS domain-containing protein encodes MRYEEIDDIILIRLPREVNVAETTEFSNLCEFFLQKGFSKFVIDFFEVKFISSAFLSVLVAMKKRLFLSTGNVVLVNLSPSVYKILEITDLLSFFDIFSSQEEGIDYFNRVI; translated from the coding sequence ATGAGGTATGAGGAGATAGATGATATAATTCTAATAAGGCTTCCTAGGGAGGTGAATGTTGCTGAGACAACAGAGTTTAGCAACTTATGTGAGTTCTTCTTACAGAAGGGTTTTTCAAAGTTCGTAATAGACTTTTTTGAGGTAAAGTTTATTTCAAGTGCTTTTCTAAGTGTGTTAGTAGCTATGAAGAAGAGATTGTTTTTATCAACTGGTAACGTAGTCTTGGTAAATCTTTCTCCGAGCGTTTACAAGATACTTGAAATAACAGATCTTTTGTCCTTTTTTGATATCTTCTCTTCACAAGAGGAGGGGATTGATTACTTTAACAGAGTAATTTAG